Proteins encoded in a region of the Mycolicibacterium duvalii genome:
- a CDS encoding PE family protein, whose amino-acid sequence MSTQRKTGKHRAVRTSGHSPLGTGMAGAALVGIGVLVASPPGDPAPVTANIALMSTESECRPGAVDCFIGGSSTPTPNPLLTAGVPLRPMIGDGGWLIGNGLNAAIDCTGDACNGGNGGLLWGNGGNGANGGNGGNGGLFYSDGGNGGDAAGPGLDGGNGGNGGLFFGRGGDGGDGGYGADGAAGTDGHVDGGAGFAGGNGGNGGNGGRLFGVAGNGGAGGVGGDGGIGSRGADGLAATTAGGAGGDGSRGGHGGAGGAGGSGGAGGVGGFFGRHGVGGVGGDGGNGGTPGDGGNGAAGADGATGGAGGAGGSGGDTGARGTGGAGGLSGGGVHAADGADGGAGPETGLFGNGGDGGAGGHATAAGGNGGAGGAGGAGGLIGNGGDGGAGGSGAAGDNGANPDPGDPAADGSVGDSVVSETGNATAGDGGSGGNGGAGQTGGAGGNGGRADAYDDAAGGNGGDGGKGGDGAAGQAGGAGGAGGAGGLGGAIRGSGGDGGAGGSGASGGDGAGGGDGGAGGTGGQAVSSLQDPTTPQGVPSTRGDATAGAGGDGGAGGNGGAGGAGGAGGAGGAAGSAQAAGYSDGAHGAGGSGGTGGDSGAGGDGGVGGAGGIGGANLVNGTGSAGAGGAGGNGGAGGNAGLVGAGGVGGDNGDGTRGADGADGQLPGIPSGHGGAGGSGGNSTGNYTDPVVGGKPGGTGGNGGDAGNLGDGGDGGNGGRGGYGGVGTKGAGATELGANGGDGTDGGDGGAGGNGGSGGNGGVISGAAGDGGRGGNGGWGGDGGTALGSGGAGTFDVNDGRGGDGGSGGDGGDGGNGGNGGAAGTATNGAAGTDGVGGNGGNGGTQGGAGGGGAGAAGTAAHPDGGDGGNAGLVGSVGTGGQGGSGSVDGTDGPDGPPRTLNNGGGGAGGSGYTATTPGGNGGNGGNGGTGGTLNSNGGRGGNGGNGAAGTPGTAGSGAGASGTDSPVGGGSGGHGGNGGDVLGGGGTAGVGGNGGNGGAGAVGGNGVAGAAGTGQNGGSGGDASDGGAGGRGGDGGENLGSGKGGAGGTGGRGGNGARGGNGTAGGTGVSGGGDGGNGGDAGDGGSGGPGGDGGNGGASVGGTGGAAGSGNSGGTAGSPGSVGTGGNGTSGGTKGSNGATGSAGSAGTAGTSGDAGGSGAAS is encoded by the coding sequence ATGTCGACGCAGCGCAAGACCGGAAAACATCGGGCGGTCAGGACCAGCGGTCACTCACCTCTGGGCACCGGGATGGCCGGTGCCGCTCTGGTCGGGATCGGCGTCTTGGTCGCTTCCCCGCCCGGCGACCCGGCCCCGGTCACCGCGAACATCGCGCTGATGTCCACCGAGTCGGAATGCCGGCCCGGTGCCGTCGACTGCTTCATCGGCGGGTCATCCACACCGACGCCGAACCCGCTGCTGACTGCGGGCGTCCCGCTGCGGCCGATGATCGGCGACGGTGGCTGGCTGATCGGCAACGGTCTCAACGCCGCCATCGACTGCACCGGCGATGCCTGCAACGGCGGCAACGGCGGCCTCCTCTGGGGCAACGGCGGCAACGGCGCCAACGGTGGCAACGGCGGAAACGGCGGGCTCTTCTACTCCGACGGCGGCAACGGCGGGGATGCCGCAGGCCCCGGACTCGACGGCGGCAACGGCGGCAACGGCGGGCTGTTCTTCGGACGCGGCGGAGACGGCGGTGACGGCGGCTACGGCGCTGACGGTGCAGCCGGCACCGACGGTCACGTCGACGGCGGAGCCGGTTTCGCCGGCGGCAACGGCGGCAACGGTGGCAACGGCGGACGCCTGTTCGGCGTCGCAGGCAACGGCGGCGCCGGCGGTGTGGGCGGTGACGGCGGGATCGGGAGTCGGGGCGCCGACGGTCTGGCCGCGACCACCGCGGGCGGTGCCGGTGGAGACGGTTCACGGGGCGGCCACGGCGGCGCCGGGGGTGCCGGTGGGAGTGGTGGCGCCGGTGGAGTGGGCGGATTCTTCGGCCGACACGGGGTCGGCGGCGTGGGAGGTGACGGCGGTAACGGCGGAACCCCGGGTGACGGCGGTAACGGCGCTGCGGGCGCTGATGGCGCGACAGGCGGGGCCGGCGGCGCGGGCGGCTCCGGCGGTGACACGGGCGCCCGCGGTACCGGTGGCGCCGGTGGGCTCAGCGGCGGAGGTGTGCACGCTGCCGACGGGGCAGACGGCGGCGCCGGACCGGAGACCGGGCTGTTCGGCAACGGCGGCGACGGCGGCGCCGGCGGCCATGCGACCGCCGCGGGCGGAAACGGCGGAGCCGGTGGTGCCGGTGGGGCCGGCGGGCTGATCGGCAACGGCGGTGACGGCGGCGCCGGCGGTAGCGGCGCGGCGGGTGACAACGGGGCCAACCCCGATCCCGGAGATCCGGCGGCCGACGGCAGCGTCGGTGACAGCGTGGTGTCGGAGACCGGCAATGCCACCGCCGGTGACGGCGGCAGCGGCGGTAACGGCGGAGCCGGGCAGACCGGCGGCGCCGGCGGCAATGGCGGCCGCGCGGACGCGTATGACGACGCGGCCGGCGGCAACGGCGGGGACGGCGGCAAGGGCGGCGACGGAGCGGCCGGCCAGGCCGGTGGGGCCGGCGGCGCGGGTGGCGCCGGTGGGCTCGGCGGAGCCATCCGGGGCAGCGGCGGTGACGGCGGCGCCGGCGGTAGCGGTGCCAGCGGAGGTGACGGCGCTGGCGGCGGTGACGGCGGTGCGGGCGGGACCGGCGGCCAGGCCGTCAGCAGCTTGCAGGATCCCACGACGCCTCAGGGTGTTCCGTCCACGCGCGGCGACGCGACTGCCGGGGCCGGCGGCGATGGCGGGGCAGGCGGAAACGGCGGCGCCGGAGGCGCAGGCGGTGCCGGCGGTGCGGGCGGCGCCGCAGGATCGGCCCAGGCCGCCGGCTACTCCGACGGTGCGCACGGGGCCGGTGGGTCCGGTGGAACCGGAGGCGACAGCGGAGCCGGGGGCGACGGGGGTGTCGGCGGCGCCGGCGGAATCGGTGGCGCAAACCTCGTCAACGGCACCGGCAGTGCGGGCGCCGGCGGTGCCGGAGGCAACGGCGGTGCCGGCGGAAACGCCGGGTTGGTCGGCGCCGGCGGCGTCGGCGGCGACAACGGCGACGGCACCCGCGGCGCGGACGGCGCCGACGGCCAGCTCCCCGGCATCCCCAGCGGTCACGGCGGCGCCGGCGGCAGCGGCGGCAATTCGACCGGCAACTACACCGATCCCGTCGTCGGCGGTAAGCCCGGCGGCACCGGTGGCAACGGCGGCGACGCCGGAAACCTCGGCGACGGCGGTGACGGAGGCAACGGCGGCAGAGGCGGCTACGGCGGCGTCGGCACCAAGGGCGCCGGAGCCACCGAGCTGGGTGCCAACGGAGGCGACGGCACCGATGGCGGCGACGGTGGAGCCGGCGGTAACGGCGGCTCCGGTGGCAACGGCGGGGTGATCTCGGGCGCGGCCGGCGACGGTGGACGCGGTGGTAACGGCGGCTGGGGAGGTGACGGGGGCACCGCGCTCGGCAGCGGTGGCGCCGGCACGTTCGACGTCAACGACGGGCGCGGCGGGGACGGCGGCAGCGGCGGGGACGGCGGAGATGGCGGAAACGGCGGCAACGGCGGCGCCGCGGGCACGGCCACCAACGGGGCCGCAGGCACCGACGGTGTCGGCGGAAACGGCGGCAACGGCGGCACCCAGGGCGGTGCGGGCGGGGGTGGTGCCGGTGCTGCCGGCACGGCCGCGCACCCCGACGGCGGCGATGGCGGCAATGCCGGCCTGGTCGGCAGTGTCGGTACCGGTGGCCAGGGCGGCAGCGGGTCGGTCGACGGTACCGACGGCCCCGATGGACCGCCGCGAACCTTGAACAACGGCGGTGGCGGTGCCGGTGGCAGCGGCTACACCGCGACCACCCCGGGCGGCAATGGCGGCAACGGCGGCAACGGTGGCACCGGGGGCACGCTCAACAGCAACGGTGGTCGCGGCGGGAACGGCGGCAACGGCGCCGCGGGCACGCCGGGCACGGCCGGGTCCGGCGCCGGAGCCTCGGGCACCGACTCACCGGTGGGCGGCGGCAGCGGCGGTCACGGCGGCAACGGTGGCGACGTGCTTGGTGGCGGCGGCACGGCCGGGGTCGGCGGCAACGGCGGCAACGGCGGTGCCGGCGCCGTGGGCGGCAACGGTGTCGCGGGCGCTGCGGGCACCGGCCAGAACGGCGGTAGCGGCGGTGACGCCAGTGATGGTGGTGCCGGTGGCCGAGGCGGCGACGGTGGAGAGAACCTCGGCTCCGGCAAGGGCGGTGCCGGTGGTACCGGCGGCCGGGGCGGGAACGGCGCGCGGGGCGGTAACGGCACCGCGGGCGGCACCGGGGTCTCCGGCGGCGGCGACGGCGGCAATGGCGGAGACGCGGGCGACGGCGGCTCCGGTGGGCCCGGCGGCGACGGCGGTAACGGCGGCGCATCCGTCGGCGGCACCGGTGGTGCTGCCGGTTCCGGCAACAGCGGCGGCACCGCCGGCAGTCCGGGGTCGGTCGGCACCGGCGGCAACGGCACATCCGGTGGCACCAAGGGCAGCAACGGGGCGACGGGTTCAGCCGGCAGCGCCGGCACAGCCGGAACTTCGGGAGACGCCGGCGGTTCCGGCGCGGCGAGCTAG
- a CDS encoding putative holin: MIPLPRASALAGVMIVGVAIGMIGAIAAAVEITATVRPDIVIALVVGIPGVIGLITILVSKRRWVTAVGAMILAIGPGWFGALTAIQVATGG, translated from the coding sequence GTGATTCCGCTGCCGAGAGCGTCGGCGCTGGCCGGCGTGATGATCGTCGGAGTGGCGATCGGCATGATCGGCGCCATCGCCGCGGCGGTCGAGATCACCGCGACCGTGCGCCCGGACATCGTGATCGCGCTCGTGGTCGGCATCCCCGGAGTGATCGGCCTGATCACCATCCTGGTCTCCAAGCGCCGCTGGGTCACCGCGGTGGGCGCGATGATCCTGGCGATCGGGCCGGGCTGGTTCGGCGCGTTGACCGCCATCCAGGTGGCCACCGGTGGCTGA
- a CDS encoding prolyl oligopeptidase family serine peptidase has product MADTEDPHLWLEDVTGDDALAWVRAHNEPTLAELGGERFEQMRADALEVLDTDTRIPYVRRRGEHLYNFWRDANNPKGVWRRTTLESYLQEQPEWDVVIDVDALAAADDTNWVWAGAHVIEPDFSRALVSLSRGGSDAAIVREFDMVTRQFVTDGFQLPEAKSQVGWADHDTLLVGTDFGDGSLTDSGYPRQVRRWRRGQPLAEAELVFSGSSDDVVVAASVDRTEGFERTLIARALDFFNEEVYELRDGELIRIDTPTDASISLHREWLLIELRTDWQRGGGLYRAGSLLAAPYDEFLAGTAELTTVFEPDAHTCLHHYAWTRDHLVVVTLADVASRVEIYTPGSWRSEPVRGLPENTNTVIVAADEHGDEIFLDSSGFDTASRLLHGTAGAELREIKRAPSFFDAADLEVTQHFATSADGTSVPYFVVGHRHSQGPGPTLLGGYGGFEVARTPSYDGVLGRLWLSRGGTYVLANIRGGGEYGPTWHTQAMREGRHLVAEDFAAVAKDLVARGITTVEQLGAQGGSNGGLLMGIMLTQYPDLFGALVCSVPLLDMRRFHLLLAGASWVAEYGNPDDPDDWAFISKYSPYQNISAHHRYPPVLITTSTRDDRVHPGHARKMTAALEAAGHPVLYYENIEGGHAGAADNPQTAFRAALIYEFLLRILDGS; this is encoded by the coding sequence ATGGCCGACACGGAGGATCCGCACCTGTGGCTCGAGGACGTCACCGGAGACGACGCGCTCGCCTGGGTGCGCGCCCACAACGAGCCCACGCTCGCCGAACTCGGCGGTGAACGCTTCGAACAGATGCGCGCCGATGCGCTGGAGGTGCTCGACACCGATACCCGGATCCCGTACGTACGTCGCCGCGGCGAGCACCTGTACAACTTCTGGCGCGACGCGAACAACCCGAAAGGCGTGTGGCGACGCACCACGCTCGAGAGCTATCTGCAGGAGCAACCCGAGTGGGACGTCGTGATCGACGTCGACGCGCTCGCCGCCGCCGACGACACCAACTGGGTGTGGGCCGGCGCCCACGTCATCGAGCCGGATTTCTCCCGCGCGCTGGTCAGCCTGTCCCGCGGCGGCTCCGACGCCGCCATTGTCCGCGAATTCGACATGGTGACAAGGCAATTCGTCACCGACGGGTTCCAGCTTCCCGAAGCGAAGTCGCAGGTCGGTTGGGCCGACCACGACACCCTGCTGGTCGGAACGGATTTCGGCGACGGCTCGCTGACCGATTCCGGATATCCGCGTCAGGTGCGCCGCTGGCGGCGCGGCCAACCCCTTGCCGAGGCCGAGCTCGTGTTCAGCGGTTCCTCCGACGACGTCGTGGTCGCGGCGTCGGTGGACCGTACCGAGGGATTCGAACGCACCCTGATCGCCCGCGCGCTGGACTTCTTCAACGAGGAGGTCTACGAGCTGCGCGACGGGGAGCTGATCCGCATCGACACCCCGACCGATGCGAGTATCTCGCTGCATCGGGAGTGGCTGCTGATCGAGTTGCGCACCGACTGGCAGCGCGGCGGCGGGCTGTACCGGGCCGGCTCGCTCCTGGCGGCGCCCTATGACGAATTCCTGGCGGGCACCGCCGAGTTGACGACGGTCTTCGAGCCGGACGCGCACACCTGCCTGCATCATTACGCGTGGACCCGGGACCACCTCGTGGTCGTCACGCTCGCCGATGTGGCCAGCCGGGTCGAGATCTACACGCCGGGCTCGTGGCGCAGCGAACCCGTGCGCGGGCTGCCGGAGAACACCAACACCGTGATCGTCGCCGCCGACGAACACGGCGACGAGATCTTTCTCGACTCCTCGGGTTTCGACACTGCGTCCCGACTGCTGCACGGCACGGCCGGCGCGGAGCTCCGCGAGATCAAGCGGGCCCCGTCGTTCTTCGATGCGGCCGATCTCGAGGTCACTCAGCACTTCGCCACCTCCGCCGACGGGACCTCGGTCCCGTATTTCGTTGTCGGCCATCGGCACTCGCAAGGCCCGGGACCGACCTTGCTGGGCGGCTACGGCGGCTTCGAGGTGGCCCGCACCCCGTCCTACGACGGGGTGCTGGGCCGGCTGTGGCTGTCCCGCGGCGGCACCTACGTGCTGGCCAACATCCGCGGCGGCGGCGAGTACGGACCCACCTGGCACACCCAGGCGATGCGAGAGGGCCGGCACCTGGTCGCCGAGGATTTCGCCGCGGTGGCCAAAGATCTGGTGGCCCGCGGCATCACCACGGTCGAACAGTTGGGCGCCCAGGGCGGGAGCAACGGCGGGCTGCTGATGGGCATCATGCTCACGCAGTACCCCGACCTGTTCGGCGCTTTGGTGTGCAGCGTGCCGCTGCTGGACATGAGGCGCTTCCATCTGCTGCTCGCCGGCGCGTCCTGGGTGGCCGAGTACGGCAACCCGGACGACCCCGACGACTGGGCGTTCATCTCGAAATACTCGCCCTATCAGAACATCTCGGCGCACCACCGCTATCCCCCGGTGCTGATCACCACGTCCACCCGCGACGACCGGGTCCATCCCGGCCACGCGCGCAAGATGACCGCCGCCCTGGAGGCGGCCGGCCACCCGGTGCTCTACTACGAGAACATCGAAGGCGGGCACGCCGGCGCTGCCGACAACCCGCAGACCGCGTTTCGCGCCGCACTGATCTACGAGTTCCTCCTCCGAATCCTCGACGGGAGCTGA
- a CDS encoding LpqN/LpqT family lipoprotein: protein MSTMTRALVLIACTATLLVTGCAREITGTPVLAGGQDAGGPSGSSAECTTVDAPLADIPAVSPREPQLRIPVPAGWKRNSMMDSQVIRYAIVAEELIANGFAPNAVVTLEQARGVADPAEVFDENRANLIRMMNATDLQTEDNTTCGLPSETTTYMAPPMGPAPRRPIIMHAVVAQSGNATYLATVTIQTSDGANPTYQRDAEQIVDGFQMLLR, encoded by the coding sequence ATGTCGACCATGACCCGGGCCCTGGTGTTGATCGCCTGTACGGCCACGCTGTTGGTGACGGGATGCGCCCGCGAGATCACCGGGACACCGGTTTTGGCCGGCGGCCAGGATGCCGGCGGGCCGTCGGGATCGTCCGCGGAGTGCACGACCGTCGACGCACCGCTGGCCGACATCCCCGCGGTGAGTCCCCGCGAACCGCAGTTGCGCATCCCGGTCCCGGCGGGCTGGAAACGCAATTCGATGATGGACAGCCAGGTGATCCGGTACGCGATCGTCGCCGAGGAGTTGATCGCCAACGGTTTCGCGCCGAACGCCGTCGTCACGCTCGAGCAAGCCCGAGGCGTAGCCGACCCCGCAGAGGTGTTCGACGAGAACCGCGCCAACCTGATCCGCATGATGAACGCCACGGATCTGCAGACCGAGGACAACACCACCTGCGGGCTGCCCTCGGAGACGACGACCTACATGGCCCCGCCGATGGGGCCGGCGCCACGGCGCCCGATCATCATGCACGCCGTGGTCGCGCAGAGCGGTAACGCCACCTATCTGGCGACGGTGACCATCCAGACCTCCGACGGTGCGAACCCGACGTATCAGCGGGACGCCGAGCAGATCGTCGACGGTTTCCAGATGCTGCTGCGCTGA
- a CDS encoding DedA family protein, with protein sequence MSTDSIAELDGLAGWTVDVMELLGGPGAGLAIFLENIFPPLPSEVILPMAGFAAHLGVLSVAAAIIWTTLGSVLGAWLLYWLGAKLGHDRMRRVLSRFPLIDTEDIDKSSAWFARHGTKAVFFGRMLPLFRSFISVPAGTERMNFLVFTLFTALGSLVWNSVFVGLGYGLGANWRYVEPYSAIFQYIVLAVVAALVVRFVWSRLRRRRQRADDDAMAASDRVPADPVSGALAAPNESAHRS encoded by the coding sequence TTGTCGACAGATAGCATCGCCGAACTCGACGGCCTGGCCGGCTGGACCGTGGATGTCATGGAGCTGCTCGGCGGCCCGGGCGCCGGACTGGCGATCTTCCTGGAGAACATCTTCCCCCCGTTGCCCAGCGAAGTGATCCTGCCGATGGCCGGCTTCGCCGCTCACCTCGGCGTGTTGTCGGTCGCCGCGGCGATCATCTGGACCACCCTCGGCTCGGTCCTCGGCGCCTGGTTGCTCTACTGGCTGGGCGCGAAGTTGGGCCATGACCGCATGCGCCGGGTGCTGAGCCGGTTCCCGTTGATCGACACCGAGGACATCGACAAGTCATCGGCGTGGTTCGCACGGCACGGCACCAAGGCCGTGTTCTTCGGCCGGATGTTGCCCCTGTTCCGCAGTTTCATCTCCGTCCCCGCGGGCACCGAGCGGATGAACTTCCTGGTGTTCACCCTGTTCACCGCGCTGGGCAGCCTGGTCTGGAACAGCGTGTTCGTCGGGCTGGGGTACGGCCTGGGGGCCAATTGGCGTTACGTCGAACCGTATTCGGCGATCTTCCAGTACATCGTGCTGGCAGTCGTCGCGGCGCTGGTGGTCCGGTTCGTGTGGTCGCGGCTGCGCCGCCGCAGGCAGCGGGCGGACGACGACGCGATGGCGGCTAGCGACCGGGTGCCGGCGGATCCGGTATCCGGTGCGCTGGCTGCGCCGAACGAATCCGCCCACCGATCTTGA
- a CDS encoding crotonase/enoyl-CoA hydratase family protein has protein sequence MASFETILYRTQPPVATITLNRPEQLNTIVPPMPDEIEAAVGLAERDPDIKVIVLRGAGRAFSGGYDFGGGFTHWGEAMNTDGRWDPGKDFAMVSARETGPTQKFMAIWRASKPVIAQVHGWCVGGASDYALCADLVIASDDAVIGTPYSRMWGAYLTGMWLYRLSLAKVKWHALTGEPLTGREAAAVELINESVPFDRLEARVAEIAGKLATIPLSQLQAQKLIVNQAYENMGLASTQTLGGILDGLMRNTPDALRFVDTAATDGVRAAVTRRDGPWGDYSQAPPHRRPDPSHIIEP, from the coding sequence ATGGCGTCGTTCGAAACCATCCTGTACCGGACGCAACCGCCGGTGGCGACCATCACGTTGAACCGGCCCGAGCAGCTCAACACCATCGTCCCGCCGATGCCCGACGAGATCGAGGCCGCTGTGGGTCTGGCCGAACGCGACCCCGACATCAAGGTCATCGTGCTCCGTGGCGCGGGGCGGGCGTTCTCCGGCGGCTACGACTTCGGCGGCGGGTTCACCCACTGGGGCGAGGCGATGAACACCGACGGCCGCTGGGACCCCGGCAAGGACTTCGCGATGGTCAGCGCCCGCGAAACCGGCCCCACGCAGAAGTTCATGGCGATCTGGCGAGCGTCAAAACCGGTGATCGCACAGGTCCACGGCTGGTGTGTCGGCGGGGCCAGCGACTACGCGCTGTGCGCTGACCTGGTCATCGCCAGCGACGACGCGGTCATCGGGACCCCCTACTCCCGGATGTGGGGCGCCTACCTGACCGGGATGTGGCTGTACCGGTTGTCCCTGGCGAAGGTGAAATGGCACGCGCTCACCGGTGAACCGCTGACCGGCCGGGAGGCCGCCGCGGTCGAGCTGATCAACGAATCGGTCCCGTTCGACCGCCTCGAGGCGCGCGTGGCAGAGATCGCCGGCAAGCTCGCCACGATTCCGCTGTCCCAGCTGCAGGCGCAGAAGCTGATCGTCAACCAGGCCTACGAGAACATGGGGCTCGCGTCGACGCAGACCCTCGGCGGCATCCTCGACGGGCTGATGCGCAACACCCCCGATGCGTTGCGGTTCGTCGACACCGCCGCGACCGACGGTGTGCGCGCGGCGGTCACCCGTCGCGACGGCCCCTGGGGCGACTACAGCCAGGCTCCCCCGCATCGCCGCCCCGATCCGTCCCACATCATCGAGCCCTAA
- a CDS encoding FAD-dependent oxidoreductase, with the protein MIDTDVVVVGAGPTGLTLACGLRLHGVDVRVVDRAAGPATTSRANFLHARGSEVLGRIGALGSLPDESLRAMRITNYLGDRPLATLEFGDPAMHTAAPPMVISQAKVEAALRARLADLGVTPEWGHGLAGLRSDGDTVLAELDDGTGIRARWLVGCDGTSSTTRTLAGIGFPGVKLTERWLLADLRLDWDVDRTGTTGWVHPAGVVGAMPMPDESGGDNLWRLFAYDPGLAQRPDQDEILERIRRILPERTGRQARIDGADWLSVFTVHRRLADRYRQGRVFIAGDAAHAHAPFGGQGMLTGIGDAENLAFKLALVVHARADEPLLDSYEAERRPLATEVLRGTSAVTRVNIANHPVGRFLRDRVAARIFRLPAVQRWTTYTASQLWVSYRKGPLGGSGRKPRPGDRVPDLACRRRDGTPTSVHRELGGRFVLLLPAGADGQAPIDVARTHLGDFVTGLHHTGEQMWLIRPDAHLAWRGAAGDVAGLSRWLTDALHTGRAR; encoded by the coding sequence ATGATCGACACCGATGTCGTCGTGGTGGGAGCGGGACCGACCGGTCTGACGCTGGCCTGCGGGTTACGCCTGCACGGCGTCGACGTGCGCGTCGTCGACCGCGCCGCTGGACCGGCGACCACGTCGCGCGCGAACTTTCTGCACGCCCGCGGATCCGAGGTGCTCGGACGCATCGGCGCGCTGGGCAGCCTGCCCGACGAGTCGCTGCGCGCCATGCGGATCACGAACTATCTGGGTGACCGGCCCCTGGCGACCCTCGAGTTCGGCGATCCCGCGATGCACACCGCCGCGCCCCCGATGGTGATCTCGCAGGCCAAGGTGGAAGCCGCCCTGCGCGCCCGCCTCGCCGACCTCGGCGTGACCCCCGAATGGGGTCACGGACTGGCGGGCCTGCGCAGTGACGGCGACACCGTGCTCGCCGAGCTCGACGACGGCACCGGCATCCGCGCGCGGTGGCTGGTCGGCTGTGACGGCACCTCCAGCACTACCCGCACCCTGGCCGGTATCGGTTTCCCGGGCGTCAAACTCACCGAACGCTGGCTACTGGCCGATCTCCGCCTGGACTGGGACGTCGACCGCACCGGCACCACGGGCTGGGTCCATCCCGCCGGTGTCGTCGGAGCGATGCCCATGCCCGACGAGTCCGGCGGCGACAACCTCTGGCGGCTGTTCGCCTACGACCCCGGCCTCGCGCAACGCCCCGACCAGGACGAGATCCTGGAACGCATCCGCCGGATCCTGCCGGAACGCACCGGCCGGCAGGCACGCATCGACGGCGCGGACTGGCTGTCGGTGTTCACCGTGCACCGCAGGTTGGCCGACCGGTACCGGCAGGGGCGGGTGTTCATCGCCGGTGATGCCGCCCACGCGCACGCGCCCTTCGGCGGGCAGGGCATGTTGACAGGTATCGGCGACGCCGAGAATCTGGCCTTCAAGCTGGCTCTGGTGGTCCATGCGCGCGCCGACGAGCCGCTGCTGGACAGCTACGAAGCCGAACGCCGGCCGCTGGCCACCGAGGTGCTGCGCGGCACCAGTGCGGTGACCCGGGTCAACATCGCCAACCATCCCGTCGGCCGGTTCCTGCGCGATCGCGTCGCCGCACGGATCTTCCGCCTGCCGGCGGTGCAGCGCTGGACCACCTACACCGCGTCTCAGCTGTGGGTCAGCTACCGGAAAGGCCCGTTGGGCGGCTCCGGGCGCAAACCCCGGCCCGGGGATCGGGTGCCCGATCTGGCGTGTCGCCGCCGCGACGGCACCCCCACCAGCGTGCACCGCGAACTCGGGGGACGGTTCGTGTTGCTGCTGCCGGCCGGCGCCGACGGTCAGGCCCCGATCGACGTGGCCCGCACCCATCTCGGCGACTTCGTGACCGGCCTGCACCACACCGGAGAACAGATGTGGCTGATCCGTCCCGACGCGCATCTGGCCTGGCGCGGTGCGGCCGGTGACGTCGCCGGTCTTTCCCGCTGGTTGACCGACGCTCTGCACACCGGTCGGGCCCGGTGA
- a CDS encoding TetR/AcrR family transcriptional regulator, with product MTAGAVGRGRPRDAEADRAILRAGLELFIERGVEGTSIEQIAKKAGVGKPTVYRRWSGKEELIAAAMETLVADEVQWASSEQIATESPYALVEAAIDGAAAATTTAQYRALVARVFGSAVSHPELMATYWQHYIVPRRKLAAALLERARDLGTVSADTDVEVAIDMMVGAITYRVLQPDPPDTPEMRRYLRAVYRQIGLLPS from the coding sequence GTGACCGCCGGTGCGGTCGGTCGCGGACGGCCACGAGACGCCGAGGCCGACCGGGCCATCCTGCGCGCCGGCCTGGAACTGTTCATCGAGCGCGGTGTCGAGGGCACGAGCATCGAGCAGATCGCCAAGAAGGCCGGGGTGGGCAAGCCCACGGTCTACCGCCGGTGGTCGGGCAAGGAGGAGCTGATCGCCGCGGCGATGGAGACCCTGGTCGCCGACGAGGTGCAGTGGGCGTCGAGTGAGCAGATCGCCACCGAATCGCCCTATGCCCTCGTCGAAGCCGCGATCGACGGCGCGGCCGCGGCCACCACCACCGCGCAGTACCGGGCGCTGGTGGCGCGGGTCTTCGGATCGGCGGTCAGCCATCCGGAATTGATGGCCACCTATTGGCAGCACTACATCGTCCCGCGCCGGAAGCTGGCGGCGGCGCTCCTCGAGCGGGCCCGCGACCTCGGCACGGTGTCCGCCGACACCGACGTGGAGGTCGCGATCGACATGATGGTGGGCGCCATCACCTACCGGGTGCTGCAGCCCGACCCGCCCGACACCCCCGAGATGCGGCGGTACCTGCGTGCGGTGTACCGGCAGATCGGCTTGCTACCAAGCTGA